In Penicillium oxalicum strain HP7-1 chromosome I, whole genome shotgun sequence, a single window of DNA contains:
- a CDS encoding ATP-dependent RNA helicase mak5 produces the protein MGQKRARDSKGQAPELKKRKKAAKSGATTGAAWDGVVGIEDLNWKEVSLPDRLEDATGFLGLEEIDGVDVVRASEGGDVQFKAKEGAGRKSILKKTYVEDDGEEWGGISDGESTEPATAIAETDGQSQSIDKKAKQSEKKKKNKGLNGKEAKLKDPKVKETKAKEAPAKQDQNLKTGLSFAALEEAEEDGGVDVSAWDTLGLSPETLTSLSKLKFSSPTTIQSSCIPAILDGHDVVGKASTGSGKTLAFGIPILEHYLETRSKIDAEAKKTETTPMALILSPTRELAHQLAKHIGDLITNAPDADARIALLTGGLSIQKQQRQLASADIVIGTPGRVWEILSTGTGLIRKMQDIKFLVVDEADRLLSEGHFKEVEEILGALDRQEQGDFPDMDEEAKTEDEGSTERQTLVFSATFHRDLQQKLAGKSRWTGGDIMDKKESMEYLLKKLNFREEKPKFIDVNPVQQMAEGLKEGIVECPAMEKDLYLYALLLYYPKHRTLVFTNSISAVRRLTQLLQNLQLPALALHSSMAQKARLRSVERFSSPTSDPSSILVATDVAARGLDIKGIDCVIHYHAPRTADAYVHRSGRTARAGAVGKSVIICAPEEVVSVARLAAKVHAQNAKKGPVKKLPLESLDIDRRVVSRVRTRIELARKITDSTIAKEKISAEDNWLRAAADDLGVEYDSEEFDESQGKGRGRGGGRHQKEKEAGSITKAELGALRAELKHQLSQRVNIGVSERYLTAGRIDIEALLRGEGNNSFLGHLDPLDF, from the exons ATGGGCCAGAAAAGAGCTCGCGATTCAAAGGGGCAGGCGCCCGAGTTGAAAaagcgcaagaaggccgCGAAATCCGGAGCAACCACAGGCGCGGCTTGGGATGGAGTCGTTGGCATCGAAGACCTGAACTGGAAGGAAGTTTCCTTGCCAGACCGTTTGGAAGATGCCACTGGATTCCTCGGACTGGAAGAGATTGATGGAGTGGATGTTGTCCGAGCTTCGGAAGGAGGGGATGTCCAATTCAAG GCCAAGGAAGGTGCAGGAAGAAAGTCGATCCTCAAGAAGACCTATGTTGAAGACGATGGTGAGGAGTGGGGTGGCATAAGCGACGGTGAATCGACTGAGCCCGCGACCGCTATTGCAGAAACCGATGGACAATCCCAATCAATCGACAAGAAAGCCAAGCAgtcggagaagaagaagaaaaacaagggaTTGAACGGGAAGGAGGCGAAGCTGAAGGACCCCAAGGTCAAGGAAACCAAGGCCAAAGAGGCACCCGCAAAACAGGATCAAAATCTCAAGACAGGGTTATCCTTTGCGGCGCTCGAGgaggcggaagaagatgggggCGTTGACGTTTCTGCGTGGGACACGCTGGGCCTGTCTCCGGAAACTCTCACGAGTCTGTCAAAACTCAAATTCTCTTCACCAACCACTATACAGAGCTCCTGCATTCCTGCTATATTGGACGGCCATGATGTGGTTGGCAAGGCCTCAACGGGATCCGGTAAAACGCTGGCCTTCGGCATTCCCATCCTGGAGCACTATCTCGAGACCCGGAGCAAAATTGATgccgaagccaagaagaCCGAGACTACGCCCATGGCTCTTATTCTCTCCCCCACACGAGAGTTGGCGCACCAGCTAGCCAAGCATATCGGAGACCTCATCACCAATGCCCCTGACGCCGATGCACGTATTGCTCTGTTGACCGGCGGTTTGTCGATTCAGAAACAGCAGAGACAGTTGGCTAGTGCCGACATTGTCATCGGTACCCCGGGACGTGTGTGGGAAATCTTGAGCACTGGCACTGGATTGATCCGCAAGATGCAGGACATCAAGTTCTTGGTGGTTGATGAAGCCGACCGCCTGCTTAGCGAGGGACACTTTAAAGAAGTTGAGGAAATCCTGGGTGCTCTGGATCGACAGGAGCAGGGTGATTTCCCAGATATGGACGAGGAAGCGAagaccgaggatgaaggaTCGACGGAGCGTCAAACTCTGGTCTTCTCGGCCACTTTCCACCGTGATCTACAACAAAAATTGGCTGGCAAGAGCCGTTGGACAGGGGGAGACATCATGGATAAGAAAGAATCCATGGAGTACCTGCTCAAAAAGTTGAACTTCCGGGAAGAGAAGCCCAAGTTCATTGACGTGAATCCTGTGCAGCAGATGGCGGAGGGTCTTAAGGAGGGTATTGTTGAATGTCCTGCTATGGAGAAG GATCTATATCTCTACGCGCTTCTTCTCTACTACCCGAAACATCGCACCCTTGTCTTCACCAACTCCATTTCCGCGGTCCGCCGTCTCACCCAATTACTGCAGAACCTGCAACTCCCTGCCCTCGCTCTTCACTCATCTATGGCACAAAAGGCACGTCTGCGCTCAGTGGAACGATTCTCCTCGCCTACGTCAGATCCCAGTTCGATCTTGGTGGCCACAGACGTTGCGGCTCGTGGTTTAGATATCAAGGGTATCGACTGTGTCATCCATTACCATGCGCCCCGTACGGCTGATGCATACGTCCATCGATCCGGACGTACTGCCCGTGCGGGTGCCGTCGGCAAAAGTGTGATTATTTGTGCCCCGGAAGAGGTTGTCAGCGTCGCCCGTCTCGCTGCTAAAGTCCACGCACAAAATGCGAAGAAAGGACCTGTCAAGAAGCTCCCATTGGAGTCTCTCGACATCGATCGACGGGTAGTTTCTCGCGTGCGTACTCGCATCGAGCTTGCTCGGAAGATCACCGATTCCACCATTGCGAAAGAGAAGATTTCCGCCGAGGACAACTGGCTACGCGCTGCGGCCGACGACCTTGGTGTTGAATACGACAGTGAAGAATTTGACGAATCCCAGGGTAAAGGTCGTGGGCGTGGTGGCGGTCGTcaccagaaagaaaaggaggcTGGAAGTATCACCAAAGCGGAATTGGGGGCACTGCGTGCGGAATTGAAGCATCAGTTGTCACAAAGAGTGAACATTGGAGTCAGTGAGCGCTACTTGACGGCAGGACGCATCGATATAGAGGCGCTCCTGCGTGGCGAGGGCAATAATTCGTTCTTGGGTCATTTGGATCCATTAGACTTCTAG
- a CDS encoding putative tRNA (cytidine(32)/guanosine(34)-2'-O)-methyltransferase codes for MGKSSKDKRDAYYRLAKEQNWRARSAFKLIQIDEQFDLFEYENPDRVTRVVDLCAAPGSWSQVLSRVLIKGESFGRRAWVDKKRREKEVLENADNATTSGDKETEIPFGESDPTSELKPRKNVKIVSIDLQPMAPLEGITTLKADITHPSTIPLLLRALDPEAYGSSTQPSSSESQPHIPVAVKQPHPVDLVISDGAPDVTGLHDLDIYIQSQLLYAALNLAMGVLRPGGKFVAKIFRGRDVDLLYAQLRTVFERVSVAKPRSSRASSLEAFVVCEGFIPPVNDAGLVGMAALKNPLFGGAAAPQSVSEDGNIAVQVREQVDEDANARPVLGGPPSGDSTSATGHSVEVRHLHKSTTEDRLPSQDTRSKFAVEHRWIPSFIACGDLSAWDSDATYTLPPDYVTLDPVQPPTAPPYRKALELRRQMGGAYGKTKLRAESHA; via the coding sequence ATGGGGAAATCTTCAAAAGATAAGCGCGATGCTTACTATCGCCTGGCGAAGGAGCAAAATTGGCGCGCCCGGTCCGCCTTCAAGCTCATTCAGATTGACGAGCAGTTTGACCTCTTCGAGTACGAGAACCCTGACCGCGTGACGAGAGTTGTGGATCTTTGCGCTGCACCCGGTAGCTGGAGTCAGGTTCTCAGTCGCGTGTTGATCAAGGGCGAGAGTTTCGGGCGACGAGCATGGGTCGACAAAAAAcgaagggagaaagaagtcCTGGAGAATGCCGACAATGCGACGACAAGTGGTGACAAAGAGACAGAGATCCCGTTCGGCGAAAGCGATCCAACTTCCGAGCTGAAGCCGCGCAAAAATGTCAAAATTGTCTCCATCGATTTGCAGCCTATGGCGCCTCTGGAAGGAATCACGACCCTTAAGGCTGACATTACCCATCCGTCCACTATTCCTCTTCTACTTCGGGCACTAGACCCCGAGGCCTACGGGTCTTCAACGCAACCTTCGAGTTCCGAATCGCAACCACACATTCCAGTAGCAGTGAAGCAGCCTCATCCAGTGGATCTGGTGATTTCAGATGGCGCACCGGATGTAACAGGTCTACACGATCTAGATATTTACATTCAATCACAACTACTCTATGCTGCGCTGAACCTCGCCATGGGAGTCTTGCGGCCTGGAGGCAAGTTTGTCGCCAAAATTTTCCGAGGTCGAGACGTCGACCTCTTGTATGCCCAGCTACGTACTGTGTTCGAGCGGGTCAGCGTTGCGAAGCCACGCAGCAGTCGCGCGAGTAGTCTAGAGGCTTTCGTTGTTTGTGAGGGTTTCATTCCTCCTGTGAATGACGCGGGGCTGGTTGGAATGGCGGCTCTGAAGAATCCCCTCTTTGGTGGAGCTGCAGCACCACAGTCTGTCTCCGAGGACGGCAATATCGCCGTTCAGGTGCGGGAGcaggtcgacgaggatgcAAATGCCCGACCAGTACTGGGAGGTCCTCCATCAGGCGACAGCACTTCGGCGACTGGCCATTCCGTCGAGGTCCGGCATTTGCACAAGTCAACCACAGAAGATCGCCTCCCATCACAGGACACGCGCAGCAAGTTTGCAGTAGAGCATCGGTGGATTCCCTCGTTTATCGCCTGCGGTGATCTTTCCGCGTGGGATTCAGATGCTACCTATACACTCCCACCTGATTACGTTACGCTGGACCCAGTTCAGCCTCCTACGGCACCTCCGTACCGCAAGGCGCTTGAACTGAGAAGACAGATGGGCGGGGCGTATGGGAAGACAAAACTCCGGGCTGAAAGCCATGCTTGA